From Camelus dromedarius isolate mCamDro1 chromosome X, mCamDro1.pat, whole genome shotgun sequence, one genomic window encodes:
- the CMC4 gene encoding cx9C motif-containing protein 4 isoform X2 has translation MLQKDPCQKQACEIQKCLQANNYMESKCQAVIQELRKCCARYPKGRSPVCSGFEKEEEEKLTLKSTSK, from the exons ATGCTGCAGAAGGATCCGTGCCAGAAACAAGCCTGTGAAATACAGAAATGTTTACAAG CCAACAACTACATGGAATCCAAGTGCCAGGCTGTCATCCAAGAACTGCGTAAGTGTTGTGCTCGGTATCCCAAGGGAAGATCTCCCGTCTGCTCAGGatttgagaaggaagaggaagaaaagctgaCGCTGAAGTCCACATCCAAGTAA
- the MTCP1 gene encoding protein p13 MTCP-1 produces MAGEDVGAPPDHLWVHQEGIYRDEYQRTWVAVVEEETSFLRARVQQVQVPLGDAARPSHLLTSQLPLMWQLYPEERYMDNNSRLWQIQHHLMVRGVQELLLKLLPDD; encoded by the exons ATGGCAGGAGAGGATGTGGGGGCTCCACCCGATCACCTCTGGGTTCACCAAGAGGGTATCTACCGCGACGAATACCAGCGCACGTGGGTGGCCGTCGTGGAAGAG GAGACGAGTTTCCTAAGGGCACGAGTTCAGCAAGTTCAGGTTCCTTTAGGTGACGCAGCCAGGCCAAGTCACCTTCTTACCTCCCAGCTACCTCTCATGTGGCAACTCTACCCCGAGGAGCGCTACATGGATAACAACTCTCGCTTGTGGCAGATCCAGCATCATTTAATG gTCAGGGGAGTACAGGAGCTGTTGCTTAAGCTTTTGCCTGATGATTAA
- the CMC4 gene encoding cx9C motif-containing protein 4 isoform X1 translates to MYRRQSKNYFSHFSFLDMLQKDPCQKQACEIQKCLQANNYMESKCQAVIQELRKCCARYPKGRSPVCSGFEKEEEEKLTLKSTSK, encoded by the exons ATGTACAGAAgacaaagtaaaaattatttttctcattttagttttcTGGATATGCTGCAGAAGGATCCGTGCCAGAAACAAGCCTGTGAAATACAGAAATGTTTACAAG CCAACAACTACATGGAATCCAAGTGCCAGGCTGTCATCCAAGAACTGCGTAAGTGTTGTGCTCGGTATCCCAAGGGAAGATCTCCCGTCTGCTCAGGatttgagaaggaagaggaagaaaagctgaCGCTGAAGTCCACATCCAAGTAA